In Gulosibacter molinativorax, a single window of DNA contains:
- a CDS encoding YciI family protein: MRYLMSWHVREAELVDRSPEWREEATAFLAEFEDRLFSNSELDWVEVLDTEKQAVVIGPGGESREGFYNSEGKPSARLWAVRVPSRERAVELAAELAGKLDTWIELREIMPGAQRP; this comes from the coding sequence ATGCGTTACCTGATGTCATGGCATGTTCGCGAAGCTGAGCTGGTTGACCGCAGTCCCGAGTGGCGCGAGGAGGCGACCGCGTTTCTGGCAGAGTTCGAGGACCGACTTTTCTCGAATTCCGAGCTCGACTGGGTCGAAGTACTCGATACCGAGAAGCAGGCCGTCGTTATTGGGCCCGGGGGAGAGTCCCGCGAAGGCTTCTACAACTCGGAAGGCAAGCCCTCCGCGCGACTCTGGGCCGTGCGAGTCCCCTCGCGAGAACGTGCGGTCGAGCTCGCCGCGGAGCTCGCCGGGAAGCTCGACACGTGGATCGAACTGCGCGAGATCATGCCAGGAGCACAGCGACCCTAG
- a CDS encoding twin-arginine translocase TatA/TatE family subunit: protein MLQGFTGWHALIVLAVILLVFGASRLPKLAKSLGESMRILKEETMLDGVAEPASDGVAEGAVAEPSGTTWRAPAGRSINGSSGTAVSNDLARLAEISRAQDVSGKK, encoded by the coding sequence ATGCTTCAAGGTTTCACCGGATGGCACGCCCTGATCGTTCTCGCGGTCATCCTCTTGGTGTTCGGCGCGAGCCGACTGCCGAAGCTTGCCAAGAGCCTCGGCGAATCGATGCGCATCCTCAAGGAGGAAACGATGCTCGACGGGGTTGCCGAACCTGCGTCGGACGGGGTCGCTGAGGGCGCAGTCGCCGAGCCGTCAGGCACCACCTGGCGGGCACCTGCCGGGCGGTCGATCAACGGCTCCTCAGGCACCGCGGTGTCGAACGACCTCGCCCGCCTCGCGGAGATTTCGCGGGCTCAGGATGTGTCCGGCAAGAAGTAG
- a CDS encoding DsbA family oxidoreductase produces MAETANTPAPITVDIWTDVVCPWCYVGEARLQEAIKAEGLEDVVQIQAHSFELDPSAPAMAGAEDNIQHLVKKIGRSEDEVRGMEEQIKGLAAEIDMPYVIDRPMANTRAIHRLVQAAATKGQGNELFRTLQGGYFSGEINVFDEDVLVAEAAKVGLSDEEARDALKETSEHEEAVRQDIGRARQLGVTGVPFMLFNHQYAAPGALPLDAYRSALRTLANMNEEEGKTND; encoded by the coding sequence ATGGCCGAAACGGCAAACACTCCCGCCCCGATCACCGTTGACATCTGGACGGACGTCGTCTGCCCGTGGTGCTACGTTGGCGAAGCTCGACTCCAGGAAGCGATCAAGGCGGAGGGACTCGAAGACGTCGTGCAGATTCAGGCGCACTCGTTCGAGCTCGACCCGAGCGCGCCCGCGATGGCTGGCGCCGAGGACAACATCCAGCACCTCGTGAAGAAGATCGGTCGCTCCGAGGACGAAGTCCGCGGCATGGAGGAACAGATCAAGGGTCTCGCGGCCGAGATCGACATGCCCTACGTGATCGACCGTCCCATGGCGAACACCCGCGCGATTCACCGTCTCGTGCAGGCTGCGGCGACGAAGGGCCAGGGCAACGAGCTCTTCCGCACGCTCCAGGGCGGCTACTTCTCCGGCGAAATCAACGTGTTCGACGAGGATGTGCTGGTCGCGGAGGCCGCGAAGGTCGGGCTTTCCGATGAGGAGGCTCGCGACGCACTCAAGGAGACGAGCGAGCACGAGGAAGCCGTCCGTCAGGACATCGGCCGCGCCCGTCAGCTCGGGGTGACCGGAGTGCCGTTCATGCTGTTCAACCACCAGTACGCCGCGCCGGGCGCACTGCCGCTCGATGCCTACCGCAGCGCGCTCCGCACGCTCGCCAACATGAACGAAGAGGAAGGAAAGACGAATGACTAA
- a CDS encoding FMN-binding negative transcriptional regulator, whose amino-acid sequence MKHTPHFLLTDPDEVKRLIRENPWATFVSNTSKGLVASHYPVMVDEDADELTIVSHFGRPDERNHEVGEHEMLVIIQGPHDYVSASWYDPGQLAATWNHVTAHLYGVPEVLSEAETYEALSALTDYLEHPYPEGRSLDEDEAWSGDLAKGAVGVRMRVTRFDARAKVSQNKPQHVYERVVTEFDKSNPRLAAEMRHFNE is encoded by the coding sequence ATGAAACACACGCCGCACTTCCTGCTGACCGACCCCGACGAGGTCAAGCGCCTCATCCGCGAGAATCCGTGGGCCACGTTCGTCTCCAACACGTCGAAGGGCCTCGTCGCCTCGCACTACCCTGTCATGGTCGACGAGGATGCGGATGAGCTCACGATCGTCTCGCACTTCGGGCGGCCGGATGAGCGAAACCATGAGGTCGGCGAACACGAGATGCTGGTGATCATTCAGGGCCCGCACGACTACGTGTCGGCGAGTTGGTACGACCCGGGTCAGCTCGCGGCGACGTGGAATCACGTCACCGCGCACCTCTACGGAGTGCCCGAGGTACTCTCCGAAGCCGAGACCTACGAGGCGCTGTCGGCCCTCACCGACTACCTCGAGCATCCTTACCCCGAAGGGCGCAGCCTCGACGAGGACGAGGCCTGGAGCGGCGACCTCGCGAAAGGCGCGGTCGGGGTCAGGATGCGCGTGACCCGCTTCGATGCGCGGGCGAAGGTCAGCCAGAACAAGCCGCAGCACGTTTACGAGCGCGTCGTCACTGAGTTCGACAAGTCGAACCCGCGCCTCGCCGCCGAGATGCGGCACTTCAACGAGTAG
- a CDS encoding SDR family oxidoreductase codes for MRIAVTGAAGHFGGHVVDHLLSRGVAANDIVAIVRNEAKAADLAAKGVTVGVAAYEDEAALTAALQGVERLVLVSGSEVGQRLTQHTNIINAAKAAGVKFIAYTSLLNAPTSELGLAPEHVATEQLLAESGIEYALLRNGWYWENYASAIDTGKAMGKFFGAAGDAKVSGAARRDYAEAAAVVVTGEDQAGKVYELAGAPALSYQGIADEVAKVIGTPVTYVNQTVEEYTAALEAAGLPAEVAAMFAGMDPIIEQGALYSESTDLQDLLGRPSTSASETFSA; via the coding sequence ATGCGTATTGCAGTCACTGGAGCAGCCGGACACTTCGGCGGCCACGTCGTCGACCACCTCCTGTCCCGCGGCGTTGCCGCCAACGACATCGTCGCGATCGTCCGTAACGAGGCCAAGGCCGCAGACCTCGCCGCCAAGGGCGTCACTGTCGGCGTTGCCGCATACGAAGACGAAGCCGCGCTCACCGCCGCACTGCAGGGTGTCGAGCGACTCGTGCTCGTCTCGGGTAGCGAGGTGGGGCAGCGCCTCACCCAGCACACCAACATCATCAACGCCGCGAAGGCCGCCGGCGTGAAGTTCATCGCATACACGAGCCTCCTGAACGCCCCAACCTCCGAGCTCGGTCTCGCGCCCGAACACGTCGCCACCGAGCAGCTCCTTGCCGAAAGCGGCATCGAGTACGCACTGCTGCGCAACGGTTGGTACTGGGAGAACTACGCCTCGGCGATCGACACCGGCAAGGCCATGGGCAAGTTCTTCGGCGCCGCGGGCGACGCGAAGGTGTCGGGTGCCGCGCGCCGCGACTACGCCGAGGCCGCAGCGGTGGTCGTCACGGGCGAGGACCAGGCCGGCAAGGTCTACGAGCTCGCCGGTGCACCGGCGCTGTCGTACCAGGGCATCGCGGATGAGGTGGCCAAGGTAATCGGCACGCCCGTCACCTATGTCAACCAGACGGTCGAGGAGTACACCGCAGCGCTCGAGGCTGCCGGTCTCCCGGCGGAGGTTGCTGCGATGTTCGCGGGCATGGACCCGATCATCGAGCAGGGCGCGCTCTACTCGGAGAGCACCGACCTGCAGGACCTCCTCGGTCGCCCGTCGACCTCGGCGTCGGAGACCTTCTCCGCGTAA
- a CDS encoding ATP-dependent DNA helicase codes for MASVDAQISSVTQNISQNIDELSHNRALLAQNLLAQLRNLVEAVAVRLQSKSGDTEFHYDATGGAVEWLGSQSKDISFLYRFHKLLQKSASHYTFEGDASERLMLKYYEYLLRTRALLQSRCGINTLENLERFPVDLDDSLKEYHQKIAERIDAVRNFQGSDGVRNRYYIHRVRPFFVDGRILYEVTFSNAVNKTSKFDRIIAFTEIDMTGKYAANLTLISDAIQVLDQTMPILVVQKWEVSIRPCEMDNFARLLGHDIKVNSGSSEYRMLMQFLTDTSSNLLDLMDMPDARYRHIRAVVVQRAKRPQIFPALDSARAIISINGAGTNVLRYLMLRMNNQLLKSQYEYGGCGLLSNLNLPYGCKPFDDMPFCTSLPGHNPRIGDLLESIDASGRTHEFLARRVKTNVERYGRLYTPLDELESLGNLDELLASYDKKLYYKHTGRKLVQDKGHIFQREYEDDTVRIIEKIQEHAKVGVDGYQAAVTRWLEETQLDIDDDAKVEAMKSLFARSSVALIYGAAGTGKSTMINYIANYFAGNEKLLLAHTNPAKDNLQRRVSVQHAEFRTISSQIYRTGVQREYDVLIIDECSTVSNSDLLRVLENTSFKLLVLVGDVYQIESIQFGNWFSIIRSLIPKESVFELETPYRTKNPELLDFWSKVRLMDQGIEESIAQNQFSTVLDQSLFEAQREDEIVLCLNYDGLYGINNVNRFLQSSNPGKAATWGVNTYKVDDPILFNEIERFKPVIFNNLKGRIVDIVMFQDHIQFDVWLDRSVTAIDVDGEDLRFVDDSTVRFDVYQTGNTDDDDDSDNTTVPFQVAYAVSIHKAQGLEYDSVKVVVTDANEEDFSHSIFYTAITRARERLKVFWTPETQKAIIDRLVLPVVGNSKDIGLLKARRGISVIR; via the coding sequence ATGGCCTCTGTTGATGCGCAAATCTCAAGCGTGACGCAGAACATCTCTCAAAACATAGATGAGTTGAGCCACAACAGAGCGCTCCTTGCACAGAACTTACTTGCTCAGCTGCGCAATCTTGTCGAGGCGGTGGCTGTTCGGCTGCAAAGCAAAAGTGGGGATACGGAGTTCCACTACGACGCGACAGGCGGCGCAGTTGAGTGGCTCGGTTCTCAGTCCAAAGACATCAGCTTCCTCTATCGCTTCCACAAACTCCTTCAGAAGAGCGCGTCGCATTACACTTTCGAAGGAGATGCTTCCGAGCGGTTGATGCTCAAGTACTACGAATACCTCCTTCGGACACGTGCTCTATTGCAGTCCCGCTGCGGCATTAATACGTTGGAAAATCTTGAGCGATTCCCCGTGGATCTTGATGATTCGCTGAAGGAATACCATCAAAAAATTGCTGAGCGCATTGATGCTGTAAGGAATTTTCAGGGTTCTGACGGGGTCAGAAATCGTTACTACATCCACAGAGTGCGTCCCTTCTTCGTGGACGGTCGCATCTTGTATGAAGTAACGTTCTCGAACGCGGTGAATAAGACGAGCAAGTTTGACCGAATCATCGCGTTCACAGAGATCGATATGACGGGCAAGTACGCTGCGAATCTGACGCTTATTAGTGACGCAATCCAGGTGCTGGACCAGACGATGCCCATTTTGGTTGTTCAAAAGTGGGAGGTCTCAATTCGACCTTGTGAGATGGATAACTTTGCGCGTCTCCTGGGGCATGACATCAAGGTGAACTCGGGAAGCAGTGAGTATCGAATGCTGATGCAGTTCCTTACTGACACATCTTCAAATCTCCTTGACTTAATGGATATGCCGGACGCCCGTTACCGGCACATTCGAGCCGTTGTCGTTCAGCGCGCAAAAAGGCCTCAAATTTTCCCCGCGCTCGATTCGGCCCGGGCAATCATCTCAATCAACGGCGCAGGAACGAATGTCTTACGCTACTTGATGCTGCGCATGAACAATCAACTGCTCAAGTCTCAGTATGAATACGGAGGCTGCGGGCTACTTTCGAATCTGAATCTGCCTTACGGCTGCAAACCGTTCGATGACATGCCCTTCTGTACCTCGCTGCCCGGCCATAACCCGCGGATCGGTGACCTACTTGAAAGTATTGATGCAAGCGGCAGAACTCATGAGTTCTTGGCTCGACGGGTCAAGACAAACGTCGAGCGGTACGGCAGGCTCTACACCCCTCTAGATGAGCTTGAGTCTTTGGGTAATTTAGACGAGCTTTTGGCCTCGTATGACAAGAAGCTTTATTACAAGCACACAGGCCGCAAGCTTGTGCAAGACAAGGGTCATATCTTTCAGCGCGAATACGAAGATGACACTGTCAGGATCATAGAGAAAATTCAAGAGCATGCGAAAGTCGGTGTTGACGGATATCAAGCCGCGGTAACTCGATGGCTCGAGGAAACCCAACTGGACATTGACGATGATGCCAAAGTCGAAGCGATGAAGAGTCTCTTTGCTCGGTCAAGCGTGGCGCTCATCTATGGTGCGGCGGGGACAGGCAAGTCAACGATGATTAATTACATCGCAAACTACTTCGCCGGGAACGAAAAACTCCTTCTTGCCCACACCAACCCGGCAAAAGACAATTTGCAGCGTCGCGTTTCAGTACAGCACGCGGAATTCAGGACGATAAGTAGCCAGATATACCGGACTGGGGTCCAACGAGAGTACGACGTCCTAATTATTGACGAGTGCAGCACCGTCAGCAATTCAGACCTTCTCAGAGTTCTCGAGAACACTTCATTTAAGCTGCTTGTTCTTGTAGGTGACGTCTACCAGATCGAGTCGATCCAGTTCGGCAATTGGTTTAGTATCATTCGGTCGCTCATTCCGAAGGAATCAGTTTTCGAGCTTGAAACTCCTTACCGCACCAAGAATCCCGAACTACTTGATTTCTGGTCCAAGGTGCGATTGATGGATCAAGGTATCGAAGAATCAATTGCGCAGAATCAATTCTCAACAGTGCTTGATCAGTCGCTCTTTGAAGCTCAGCGTGAAGATGAGATCGTTCTGTGCTTGAACTATGACGGCTTATATGGAATTAACAATGTCAACCGATTCCTTCAGAGTAGTAATCCCGGCAAAGCTGCGACCTGGGGTGTGAATACCTACAAGGTAGACGACCCAATTCTGTTCAACGAGATCGAGAGATTCAAGCCGGTTATCTTTAACAATCTGAAGGGGCGCATCGTCGATATCGTTATGTTCCAGGATCACATCCAGTTTGATGTCTGGCTTGATCGAAGCGTAACTGCCATCGATGTGGACGGGGAGGACCTTCGCTTTGTCGATGATTCGACTGTTCGCTTTGATGTTTATCAAACGGGAAACACGGATGATGATGACGATTCAGATAATACTACGGTGCCGTTTCAGGTGGCCTACGCTGTATCAATTCATAAAGCGCAGGGTCTCGAGTACGACTCAGTCAAGGTGGTCGTCACAGATGCGAACGAAGAAGACTTCAGCCATAGCATCTTCTACACGGCAATCACTCGTGCGCGTGAACGGCTCAAAGTGTTTTGGACGCCCGAGACACAGAAAGCGATTATTGATCGTCTCGTGCTGCCAGTCGTCGGGAACTCCAAGGACATAGGACTTTTAAAGGCCAGGCGGGGGATCAGCGTCATTCGGTAG
- a CDS encoding PaaI family thioesterase, whose protein sequence is MDAHRSESADVKLERENVLQVLRGDWVAAVRGITLVSVDDNELVIAQDIDQSDVNGVGAAHSGVLYTIADTAAGITANALEPGTQWLTDTATIHHQALAHRGDRLTATSKLVADGDGTRRFETTLRSSAGDVIAILDSVQVRIESEDAEDPA, encoded by the coding sequence GTGGATGCACATCGGAGTGAGAGCGCGGACGTCAAGCTCGAGCGTGAGAACGTCCTACAGGTTTTGCGCGGCGACTGGGTCGCCGCTGTCCGCGGCATCACCCTCGTTTCGGTCGATGACAATGAGCTCGTAATCGCGCAAGACATCGACCAGAGCGACGTGAATGGCGTGGGCGCGGCCCACAGCGGCGTGCTCTACACGATCGCCGACACCGCCGCCGGCATTACCGCGAACGCGCTCGAGCCTGGCACCCAGTGGCTCACCGACACCGCGACGATTCACCACCAGGCGCTCGCGCACCGCGGCGATCGCCTCACCGCGACATCCAAGCTCGTCGCCGACGGCGACGGCACCCGCCGCTTCGAGACGACCCTGCGAAGCTCCGCCGGGGACGTCATCGCAATCCTCGACTCGGTGCAAGTGCGCATCGAGTCTGAGGATGCTGAGGATCCGGCCTAG
- a CDS encoding polysaccharide biosynthesis C-terminal domain-containing protein: MATIALTGAKGFLGWHTRVALRERDIAARRIILGRSFDHEAAARAVSGADRCIHLAGVNRSTDEEIREGNAYFARQLASAITSAAHPPRTVVYANSIQAGNGTVYGEAKAHAGELLATAAAQIGAGFVDIRLPNVFGEHGKPFYNSVTATFAHQLVVGAEPVLQRDRDLTLLHAQNAAELLLGFIPPDSQHDLEQRETVSGLLDRLRAMSSVYRRGEIPPLLTPFDRDLFNTYRSFTFPGWAPLSLTKNEDARGSYVEVLRAHGGTGQTSVSTTVPGAVRGQHFHRRKVERLVVLRGSALVRTRRLFESYVVDFGVSGDEPVALDMPTMWAHSIENLGDEDLITAFWSNALYDPEHPDTIQEPV; this comes from the coding sequence ATGGCCACGATTGCGCTGACGGGGGCGAAGGGCTTTCTCGGCTGGCACACGAGAGTCGCGCTCCGCGAGCGCGACATCGCCGCGAGAAGGATCATCCTTGGCCGATCGTTTGATCACGAGGCAGCCGCGCGAGCTGTTTCGGGAGCTGATCGGTGCATCCACCTCGCCGGGGTGAATCGCTCGACGGACGAGGAGATTCGCGAGGGCAACGCGTATTTCGCGCGACAGCTCGCGAGCGCCATTACCTCGGCCGCGCATCCACCGCGAACCGTGGTCTACGCCAACTCGATCCAGGCGGGTAACGGCACCGTTTACGGGGAAGCGAAGGCGCACGCGGGCGAGCTTCTCGCGACGGCAGCGGCGCAGATCGGGGCCGGATTCGTCGACATCCGCTTGCCGAATGTCTTCGGGGAACACGGCAAACCGTTCTATAACTCGGTGACTGCGACGTTCGCGCACCAGCTCGTCGTCGGTGCCGAACCCGTGCTACAGCGCGATCGCGACCTGACGCTGCTGCACGCCCAGAATGCCGCCGAGTTGCTCCTGGGCTTCATCCCACCGGATAGCCAGCACGATCTCGAACAGCGCGAAACGGTCTCGGGGCTGCTCGATCGGCTGCGCGCCATGTCGAGCGTCTACCGGCGCGGCGAGATTCCGCCGTTGCTGACGCCCTTCGATCGCGACCTCTTTAATACCTATCGCTCATTCACGTTCCCGGGCTGGGCCCCGCTCTCGCTCACGAAGAACGAGGATGCACGGGGTTCGTACGTCGAAGTGCTTCGGGCCCACGGGGGAACCGGACAGACCTCGGTTTCGACGACGGTTCCCGGTGCGGTGCGCGGCCAGCATTTCCACCGGCGCAAGGTCGAACGGCTCGTCGTGCTGCGGGGATCGGCACTCGTGCGCACGCGGCGGCTCTTCGAGAGCTACGTCGTCGATTTCGGGGTATCCGGTGACGAGCCGGTCGCCCTCGACATGCCGACGATGTGGGCCCACAGCATCGAGAACCTCGGCGACGAAGACCTCATCACCGCGTTCTGGAGCAACGCACTTTACGACCCCGAGCATCCCGACACGATCCAGGAACCCGTGTGA
- a CDS encoding M48 family metallopeptidase, whose protein sequence is MSTASAYLRVSGIDIDVVHKDIKHLHVGVYPPLGRVRVAAPKRFDEEQIRLAIVQRLSWIRKQQKQLQNAPRQTEREMVTGESHYVWGNRLRLKVVERPGRAHVEIDGDRLVLYTAADSSVESRRSVLERWYREQLKQALPPLINKWERELQVTVPKWTIRRMKTKWGSCNRESRHIWFNLELAKKHPNCLEYIVVHEMTHYIEQKHGERFARLMDQRLPDWELRRNELNGAPLAEEEWSA, encoded by the coding sequence ATGAGTACAGCTAGCGCGTACCTCAGAGTCAGCGGTATCGATATCGATGTCGTTCATAAGGATATTAAGCACCTACACGTTGGGGTCTATCCACCGCTTGGGCGGGTGCGTGTTGCGGCCCCGAAACGATTTGATGAGGAGCAGATCCGTCTCGCAATCGTGCAGCGGCTCTCCTGGATTCGGAAGCAGCAGAAGCAGCTCCAGAATGCCCCACGGCAGACAGAGCGCGAGATGGTCACTGGCGAGTCTCATTATGTTTGGGGAAACCGCCTTCGGCTGAAAGTCGTTGAACGGCCGGGCAGAGCGCATGTAGAAATCGATGGAGACCGACTCGTCCTATACACAGCAGCTGACTCTTCGGTGGAGTCTCGTCGGTCGGTGCTGGAGCGCTGGTACCGGGAGCAGTTGAAGCAGGCACTTCCGCCCCTGATCAACAAGTGGGAGCGGGAGCTTCAAGTCACTGTGCCAAAGTGGACGATTCGCCGCATGAAGACCAAGTGGGGGTCGTGCAACCGCGAGTCAAGGCATATCTGGTTCAACCTCGAGCTTGCGAAGAAACATCCGAATTGTCTGGAGTACATCGTTGTTCACGAGATGACTCACTACATCGAGCAAAAGCATGGCGAACGATTCGCCAGGCTCATGGATCAGAGGCTCCCAGACTGGGAATTACGACGCAATGAATTGAATGGTGCCCCACTCGCGGAGGAGGAATGGTCGGCGTGA
- a CDS encoding winged helix-turn-helix transcriptional regulator, which translates to MNTHENTTDLPKADVFSSACDSRAALQHLTGRWGALTVAALQLDDAPMRFGEIRRRIDGISDRMLSQTLGQLERDGMVVRTVHSSIPPNVDYALTDLGKKIAAPMLALIGMLEDELPQVVEAQRAYDDAHPAE; encoded by the coding sequence ATGAACACGCACGAGAACACCACCGACCTGCCTAAGGCAGATGTCTTTTCGAGCGCGTGTGATTCGCGGGCGGCGCTGCAGCACCTCACCGGTCGCTGGGGCGCACTGACCGTCGCGGCGCTTCAACTCGACGATGCGCCAATGCGGTTCGGCGAGATCCGCCGCCGCATCGACGGCATTAGCGACCGGATGCTCTCGCAGACGCTCGGGCAGCTCGAGCGCGACGGGATGGTCGTGCGCACCGTGCACAGCAGCATCCCGCCGAACGTCGACTACGCGCTCACCGACCTCGGCAAGAAGATCGCGGCCCCCATGCTCGCGCTCATCGGCATGCTCGAGGACGAACTGCCCCAGGTCGTCGAGGCCCAGCGGGCGTATGACGACGCGCATCCCGCCGAATAG
- a CDS encoding MDR family oxidoreductase has protein sequence MRAVVVESKGAEARILETNEDELLAGAGEDATVDIDVRYSSYNYKDGMAIAGRGILRQYPGIPGIDIVGTVTSSGLPEWSVGDEVVLNGDGIGELLPGGFATRARVRPDALVRLPEAVSPVRAAAIGTAGFTAMLSVLKLEDAGIRPEDGNVLVTGAAGGVGSIAILLLARAGYRVVASSGRKDEQGEYLRWLGASDIIDRHELSDAVGKPLQSERWAGAVDSVGSTTLVNVLAQTKYGGTVAACGLAQGADLPGTVLPYILRGVTLTGANSVNAPRAARQRAWDALAERVDFGKLDELSTTISLADTIPYAEEILAGRIRGRTVVDVLAP, from the coding sequence ATGCGCGCAGTAGTGGTCGAATCGAAGGGCGCGGAGGCGCGCATCCTGGAGACGAACGAAGACGAGCTCCTCGCCGGAGCGGGCGAGGATGCGACCGTCGACATCGACGTGCGCTACTCGAGCTACAACTACAAAGACGGCATGGCGATCGCCGGCCGCGGGATCCTTCGCCAGTACCCGGGCATCCCCGGCATTGACATCGTCGGCACCGTGACCAGCTCCGGTTTGCCCGAGTGGTCGGTTGGCGACGAGGTCGTGCTCAACGGCGACGGCATCGGCGAGCTGCTGCCCGGCGGGTTCGCGACTCGCGCGCGCGTGCGGCCGGATGCGCTGGTGCGCCTTCCCGAGGCCGTCTCGCCGGTGCGTGCCGCGGCGATCGGAACGGCGGGATTCACCGCGATGCTGTCGGTGTTGAAGCTCGAGGATGCGGGGATTCGTCCCGAGGACGGGAACGTGCTGGTGACCGGTGCCGCCGGGGGAGTCGGCTCGATCGCGATCCTGCTGCTGGCGCGGGCGGGCTATCGCGTCGTCGCGTCGAGCGGTCGAAAGGATGAACAGGGCGAGTACCTGCGCTGGCTCGGCGCATCCGACATCATCGACCGCCACGAGCTCTCGGATGCAGTGGGCAAGCCCCTGCAGTCGGAGCGATGGGCGGGCGCGGTCGACTCGGTCGGCAGCACGACCCTCGTGAACGTGTTGGCGCAAACGAAGTACGGCGGCACCGTTGCCGCGTGCGGGCTCGCGCAGGGCGCAGACCTACCGGGAACGGTCCTGCCGTACATCCTGCGTGGCGTGACCCTGACCGGCGCGAATTCGGTGAATGCGCCTCGCGCTGCGCGCCAGCGGGCATGGGATGCGCTGGCCGAGCGAGTCGACTTCGGCAAGCTTGACGAGCTCTCGACGACGATCTCGCTGGCCGACACAATTCCGTACGCCGAGGAGATTCTCGCCGGTCGCATCCGCGGCCGCACGGTCGTCGACGTTCTTGCTCCCTGA
- a CDS encoding intradiol ring-cleavage dioxygenase, with amino-acid sequence MTESRIPEPDQSPEGPTWEGRPLVRTDEEVVDQGAGFDIRTLVSRRQVLGVAGISIAGAVLAACTATGTASTGSSTQTAPATTKATASEVAVPGAEIPDETAGPYPGDGSNGPDALEESGIIRSDIRSSLDGGTTATGVPMTLTLTILDMQNGDAPFESVAVYVWHCDAQGGYSMYSNGIENETYLRGVQVSDANGQVTFTSIFPACYSGRWPHIHFEVYPTVDDIVDSANAIATSQVALPEADCNAVYALSEYSGSAENMSQVTLTSDNVFGDDGGALQLATTSGDTSRGYAVALAVRIDASTTPTAGNAPGGGFSG; translated from the coding sequence ATGACCGAAAGCCGCATCCCAGAACCCGACCAGAGCCCGGAGGGCCCCACTTGGGAGGGCCGCCCGCTTGTCCGCACGGACGAAGAAGTCGTCGACCAAGGCGCGGGATTCGATATCCGCACGCTCGTGTCCCGGCGACAGGTGCTCGGCGTTGCTGGCATCAGCATCGCCGGCGCGGTCCTGGCCGCCTGCACCGCTACCGGCACGGCATCGACCGGCTCGAGCACACAGACTGCACCGGCGACGACGAAGGCAACGGCGTCGGAAGTAGCAGTACCCGGGGCAGAGATCCCCGACGAGACCGCGGGGCCGTACCCCGGCGATGGCTCGAACGGCCCGGATGCGCTTGAAGAGTCGGGCATAATCCGATCCGACATTCGCTCGTCGCTTGACGGGGGCACGACCGCCACAGGCGTCCCTATGACGCTCACGCTCACGATCCTGGACATGCAGAACGGGGATGCGCCGTTTGAAAGCGTCGCCGTGTACGTGTGGCACTGCGATGCCCAGGGCGGCTATTCGATGTACTCGAATGGCATCGAGAACGAGACCTACCTTCGTGGCGTGCAGGTCTCTGACGCGAACGGGCAGGTCACCTTCACCTCGATATTCCCGGCCTGCTACTCGGGCCGATGGCCGCACATCCACTTCGAGGTGTACCCGACGGTCGACGACATCGTCGACTCGGCCAACGCGATCGCCACCTCGCAAGTCGCGCTGCCGGAGGCCGACTGCAACGCGGTCTACGCCCTTTCGGAATACAGCGGCTCTGCAGAGAACATGTCGCAGGTGACGCTCACGAGCGACAACGTATTCGGCGACGACGGGGGAGCGCTCCAGCTCGCCACGACGAGCGGCGATACCAGCAGGGGGTATGCGGTCGCGCTCGCAGTCCGCATCGACGCATCCACCACGCCCACCGCGGGGAACGCACCCGGTGGCGGGTTCTCCGGATAA